In Akkermansia muciniphila, one DNA window encodes the following:
- a CDS encoding phage portal protein family protein: MIRLIGFLSRRSQKEGRNPLPFLTPQEARALYELYRKGQYADVMLCWAALEETDDMLGTVLDRRASALAEMTDDVKVDAKAIGNNPDLQTLADEQQQCLAEYYGKIDNLRDAVRFMGSATFRGYAHLEPVAGGGRIRMEPVDQWLMARPVKGGAWYYNESADRSCAKLEAVDESRLIIRECLRPVDLPAMFAICAKAHALDGWDGFIDVFGNPAIFFKYPPNTSDEQAREYDRIAEEMIGDGRGGYPDGGDIKTVETTARGGDTFKQRCEWCDKQIVRRGTGGELTVLAESGSGTLAGNAHQETFRMLAAGEGAEISESFNRQMSRRLLDRHFPGRPHLAYWTLEYEEAEDVGKQVDNITKLAAAGYIADEEEVSEASGYTVTYRAPQPSQEQPSFPLLANSRGNWQHIPAQIEQTRNNAPLTAQELALLEKLLNAQPNPAMIRNDARKLETAMKRAAGLEVGNDPEKQESTPAAPRQNANTPQNEDQGNLLANYGTSEGAKKGWDKRGRGQHEAIGQTGTAKSLGLEKLSALTPDPASSHSHPGRARKALTRGFMARSIDGQDVHFSKGVLDHWESTQPPKTPEEQNRRLRRLSEAVRAVKNPHEVWESHNGQKTYLRVYKDDAGKFAMSGFITGKDGQVRSFFHSRRLNGAEKMRKGTLKYKR, from the coding sequence ATGATCAGGCTGATCGGCTTTTTGTCCCGACGCTCTCAAAAGGAAGGCCGGAACCCGCTGCCATTCCTGACGCCGCAGGAAGCCCGCGCCCTCTATGAATTGTACCGGAAAGGCCAGTATGCCGACGTGATGCTGTGCTGGGCCGCCCTGGAAGAAACGGACGACATGCTGGGCACGGTCCTGGACCGCCGCGCCTCCGCCCTGGCGGAAATGACTGACGACGTGAAGGTGGATGCCAAAGCCATCGGCAACAACCCGGACTTGCAAACGCTGGCCGACGAGCAGCAGCAATGCCTGGCGGAATATTACGGCAAGATCGACAACTTGAGGGATGCGGTGCGGTTCATGGGATCGGCTACCTTCCGCGGGTACGCGCACCTGGAACCCGTGGCCGGAGGCGGCAGAATCAGGATGGAACCCGTGGACCAGTGGCTGATGGCCCGGCCTGTCAAGGGCGGGGCCTGGTATTACAACGAATCCGCCGACAGGTCATGCGCCAAGCTGGAAGCCGTGGATGAAAGCCGCCTGATCATCCGTGAATGCCTCCGGCCCGTGGACCTGCCCGCCATGTTCGCCATCTGCGCCAAGGCCCATGCCCTGGACGGGTGGGACGGATTCATTGACGTGTTCGGCAACCCGGCCATCTTCTTCAAATACCCGCCAAACACTTCTGACGAACAGGCACGGGAATATGACCGCATCGCCGAAGAGATGATCGGGGACGGGCGCGGCGGCTACCCGGACGGAGGGGACATCAAGACTGTGGAAACGACGGCCCGCGGAGGGGACACCTTCAAACAGCGCTGCGAGTGGTGCGACAAGCAGATTGTGCGCCGCGGCACGGGCGGCGAGCTGACCGTGCTGGCGGAATCCGGCAGCGGGACGCTGGCGGGCAACGCCCACCAGGAAACATTCCGCATGTTGGCGGCGGGCGAAGGCGCGGAAATCTCCGAAAGCTTCAACCGCCAAATGAGCCGCCGCCTGCTGGACCGCCATTTCCCGGGAAGGCCGCATCTGGCCTACTGGACGCTGGAATACGAAGAAGCCGAAGACGTAGGCAAGCAGGTGGACAACATCACGAAATTGGCCGCCGCGGGATATATTGCCGACGAGGAAGAAGTAAGCGAGGCGTCCGGCTATACGGTCACGTACCGGGCGCCGCAGCCGTCCCAGGAACAACCCTCCTTCCCCCTGCTGGCCAACAGCCGCGGAAACTGGCAACACATCCCCGCACAGATTGAGCAGACCAGGAACAACGCCCCCCTGACGGCCCAGGAACTTGCCCTGCTGGAAAAGCTGCTCAACGCACAGCCGAACCCGGCCATGATCCGGAATGATGCCCGGAAGCTGGAAACGGCCATGAAACGCGCCGCAGGGCTGGAAGTGGGCAATGACCCGGAAAAGCAGGAAAGCACCCCGGCAGCCCCCCGGCAAAACGCAAATACGCCCCAAAACGAAGACCAGGGAAACCTGCTGGCCAACTACGGCACCAGCGAAGGGGCCAAGAAGGGCTGGGACAAGCGGGGGCGCGGGCAGCATGAGGCCATCGGCCAAACCGGAACGGCCAAAAGCCTGGGACTGGAAAAATTGTCCGCCCTGACCCCCGACCCGGCCAGCAGCCACAGCCACCCGGGAAGAGCGCGGAAAGCCCTGACGCGTGGATTTATGGCCCGGTCCATCGACGGGCAGGACGTGCATTTCAGCAAGGGCGTCCTGGATCACTGGGAAAGCACCCAGCCCCCCAAAACGCCCGAGGAACAGAACCGGAGATTGCGGCGTTTATCTGAAGCTGTCCGGGCCGTGAAAAACCCGCACGAAGTGTGGGAATCCCACAACGGCCAGAAGACCTACCTGCGCGTGTACAAGGATGACGCCGGGAAATTTGCCATGAGCGGATTTATCACGGGCAAGGATGGCCAGGTGAGAAGCTTTTTCCACAGCCGCCGACTGAATGGAGCCGAAAAGATGAGAAAGGGAACCCTGAAATACAAGAGATAA